The proteins below are encoded in one region of Pangasianodon hypophthalmus isolate fPanHyp1 chromosome 6, fPanHyp1.pri, whole genome shotgun sequence:
- the mical3a gene encoding protein-methionine sulfoxide oxidase mical3a isoform X3 gives MGDGGVGAAGEGINQSHVLFDRFVQASTCKGTLKAFQELCDFLELKPSEYRVFYHKLKSKLNYWKAKALWAKLDKRASHKEYKKGRACANSKCLIIGAGPCGLRTAIELGFLGAKVVLLEKRDAFSRNNVLHLWPFTIQDLRGLGAKKFYGKFCAGSIDHISIRQLQLMLLKMALLLGIEIHVNVEFKGLIEPPEDQENERIGWRAEVHPKTHPVSELEFDVIIGADGRRNTLSGFRRKEFRGKLAIAITANFINRNTTAEAKVEEISGVAFIFNQKFFQDLREATGIDLENIVYYKDDTHYFVMTAKKQSLLEKGVILHDYVDTEMLLSRSNVDQAALLSYAREAADFSTNHQLPKLDFAINHYGQPDVAMFDFTCMYASENAALVRQRNGHQLLVAIVGDSLLEPFWPMGTGIARGFLAAMDSAWMVRSWAQGASPLEVLAERESIYRLLPQTTPENVSKNYSQYTLDPTTRYPNISLHLLRPNQVRHLLDTGETREIRIDMENVVNSSTPKLTRNELLLEKQFQESVARSSKLLNWCQRQTDGYRGVSVSDLTMSWKSGLALCALIYRYRPDLIDFDSLDEKDVEKNNQLAFDIAEKEFGISPIMTGKEMSIVVEPDKLSMVMYLSQFYEMFKDTVPPGENHNLSPEEKAALIASTKSPISFLSKLGQSINISRKRNPKQDKKEKELDGLGKRRKTSQTGQSEDEEPQRPVRDERTFVATALTERRVDPTAAANNNKVKSMATQLLAKFEENAPVQSTGLKRQIDSMPDLGLALSPSLPSTSLKEPVQLAPLPAWRKASRSSDGLRSCPKKTILLYPPPPSSSSPSLSSHTQNVLKLVIDEHDSDDDDNQDHLTFSYRESEFRSVEPVHVVNIQERAEALAAKFTGQSSKPEKPQPMKKPSRFFLQQWLLSHGLHPGQPSCSPDPQQEETQSLRLHSDDQVPIHIPSIQERAERLASLFKDKPARPKPKKKPSRFLIEQWHRKREMSTDPQLTSLSLNRQHYVKMYTGGVSLLAEQIANQLQPQEDCRSRPDKRELGSLRKEFPQNIGGSDVCFFCRKRVYVMERLSAEGKFFHRSCFKCDYCGTTLRLSSYAFDVEDGKFYCKPHYCYRLSGQAQRKRPAPPAAPLQPKESQAPVIPAASLDAPGAPCPVERGPSAPEVNGLAEPSVAKRLKGTPERIELENYRLSMQREEELEEVPEETLAEHNLSSVLDKGTDVDEGSSSSESDMEEEGEELEPPANSDLGGVPWKEAVELHAKLKAGSEAGASRKEGDLEEEEEEEEGDEEEDEEEEEDEEEEEEDEEEEESSDEGEYYPWERELQSGLWLENLKDEEDTGTFKARNLRIQQTLEPVDPVLPQTEGEKEECSDSGSLPSLLTQNTQPVSCTVPSHKSLRHEAVRAWLDSMSGEPCVEDEEEPEAEAGSPDIEPGTELDEEDIPSDAEAEARSQLVEDPEPLPVDTGKPASLEQVSRIEHTERVSVSPKEIIVDVILTPIPKPSTPTEEIKEKLTPVLIKSPGTRFFPEPFLPDYTKTEVPPSPEVKTPNTPVAVASPIRFQPAPLPDTVTPKSPVQVESCACSPSANPLSPICAQPLPCQEPSSPLSSGSPVRTQPVPAVTSTPLTKPASERTTTESLNAKDSTVETPVKKTDIIEEFWLKSAEIRRSLGLIPLDRSKAVEKSIIKTPTADPVLSKPPISEDISEKPAFTGRTVIHRLNITVEGQVISPVEPKSSSSERKDLSSSSGLGLNDSNTTSQTPTCDSINNSDSTMLTPPSSPPPPPPNEEPATLTKKKPQVSWEKLSTPSKEPEVEKAPTKVKTPTSPNQDTFVTVPVAAPRTNPPVVMRIKEPNKPRREEVRKSFAECVDEIPFADDVEDTYDDRTPDTSMQDRFYTPPTSRVNRDKPSLHLALAMENGKPNIHGGLVSRSVKGPQHFSPEAKEIAEERMREREKSVKSQALKDAMAKQINKMKEAESNKGAVAKVAWNVSDVAVKHKQRSSSPKSSAVKALESKKQAEGLPDRFFTSPLNKSVDSSVTSSESSTGGKSKKRSSLFSPRKNKKEKKAKNESRHSGTEETPPKHKSLWKAVFSGYKKDKKKKDDKSSPSTPSSSTTVDSGKKKGSPVARSSDLHLRRNLSFSEDSDLSCDDVLERSSQKSKADSVYVPHALAFKRSYATKKTYTEEELNAKLTRKVQKAARRQAKQEELKRLHRAQIIQRQLEQVEEKQRQLEERGVAVEKALRGEAGLHKGSSVSPKQRKRRSDYWGESNYSEILDLHLGGMGKKDDPKLMQEWFKLVQEKNALVRYESELMIFARELELEDRQSRLQQELRERMAIEDHLKTEAELTEEKRILNEMLEVVEQRDSLVALLEEQRLREKEEDKDLEAVMLSKGFNLNWA, from the exons ATGGGAGATGGAGGTGTCGGTGCAGCAGGAGAGGGGATCAATCAGTCACACGTTCTCTTTGACCGCTTCGTTCAGGCCTCCACCTGTAAGGGGACCCTTAAAGCTTTTCAGGAGCTGTGTGACTTCCTTGAGCTCAAGCCCAGTGAGTATCGAGTCTTCTACCACAAGCTCAAGTCCAAGCTCAACTACTGGAAGGCGAAAGCACTCTGGGCCAAGCTAGACAAACGTGCCAGCCACAAGGAGTACAAGAAAGGCAGAGCTTGTGCTAACTCTAAG TGTCTGATCATCGGAGCAGGACCATGTGGCCTGCGCACGGCTATAGAACTTGGCTTTCTGGGAGCCAAGGTGGTCCTGTTGGAGAAGAGAGATGCTTTCTCCCGCAACAATGTCCTCCACCTGTGGCCTTTCACCATTCAGGATCTGCGGGGTCTCGGCGCAAAAAAGTTCTACGGAAAATTCTGTGCCGGCTCCATAGACCATATCA GTATTCGTCAGCTGCAATTGATGTTGCTGAAAATGGCTCTGCTCTTAGGTATCGAGATCCATGTCAATGTGGAGTTCAAAGGCCTCATCGAACCCCCAGAAGACCAAGAGAATGAGA GGATTGGCTGGAGAGCTGAAGTCCATCCTAAAACCCACCCTGTTAGCGAGCTGGAGTTTGATGTCATCATTGGGGCAGATGGGAGGAGAAACACGTTGTCAG GGTTCAGAAGGAAAGAGTTCAGGGGCAAGCTGGCCATCGCCATCACGGCCAACTTTATTAACCGCAACACTACAGCTGAGGCCAAAGTGGAGGAGATCAGCGGGGTGGCCTTCATCTTCAACCAGAAGTTCTTTCAGGATCTAAGGGAAGCCACTG GGATTGATCTGGAAAACATTGTCTACTATAAGGATGACACGCACTACTTTGTGATGACTGCCAAGAAGCAGAGTCTGCTGGAGAAGGGCGTCATTCTGCAC GATTATGTGGACACAGAGATGCTTCTATCCAGGTCTAATGTGGACCAAGCTGCTTTGCTGTCCTACGCCAGAGAGGCAGCTGACTTCTCCACCAATCACCAGCTGCCCAAGCTGGACTTCGCCATCAACCATTACGGGCAGCCTGATGTGGCCATGTTTGACTTCACGTGCATGTACGCCTCGGAAAATGCCGCGCTGGTGCGCCAACGCAACGGCCACCAGCTGCTCGTAGCTATAGTTGGAGACAGCCTTCTGGAG CCATTCTGGCCAATGGGGACAGGCATTGCACGAGGCTTCCTGGCGGCCATGGACTCGGCGTGGATGGTGAGAAGCTGGGCACAGGGCGCGTCTCCTCTCGAGGTGTTGGCGGAGAG GGAGAGTATATATCGTCTGCTCCCACAAACCACTCCAGAGAACGTGAGTAAGAACTACAGTCAGTACACATTGGATCCCACAACACGCTACCCCAACATCAGTCTGCACCTGCTCCGGCCCAATCAG GTACGGCATCTCCTAGACACTGGGGAAACCAGGGAAATTCGCATCGACATGGAGAACGTGGTCAACTCTTCGACTCCCAAACTCACGAGGAATG aACTTCTGCTTGAGAAGCAGTTCCAAG AGTCTGTAGCGCGCTCCAGCAAGCTGCTAAACTGGTGTCAGAGGCAGACGGATGGCTATAGAGGGGTCAGTGTGTCTGATCTCACCATGTCATGGAAGAGTGGCTTGGCTTTGTGTGCCCTTATCTATCGCTACAGGCCAGACCTCAT TGATTTTGACTCGCTGGACGAGAAGGACGTGGAGAAGAATAACCAGTTGGCTTTTGACATTGCTGAGAAGGAGTTCGGGATTTCGCCCATTATGACTGGGAAGGAGATGTCTATTGTAGTGGAGCCTGACAAGCTCTCCATGGTCATGTACCTCAGCCAGTTCTATGAGATGTTCAAGGACACAGTGCCCCCTGGTG aaaacCACAACCTGAGTCCAGAGGAAAAGGCTGCGCTGATCGCCAGCACTAAGTCTCCCATCTCCTTCCTCAGCAAACTTGGTCAAAGCATCAACATCTCGAGGAAACGCAACCCCAAG CAGGATAAGAAGGAGAAGGAGCTTGACGGATTGGGGAAGAGGAGAAAGACGAGTCAGACCGGCCAGTCTGAAGAT GAGGAGCCTCAGCGGCCAGTGCGTGATGAGCGAACTTTTGTAGCCACGGCTCTAACGGAGCGTAGGGTCGACCCCACTGCAGCGGCTAACAACAACAAGGTGAAGTCCATGGCCACTCAGCTGCTAGCCAAGTTTGAGGAGAATGCACCGGTACAGTCTACTGGACTCAAAAGACAG ATTGACTCTATGCCTGATCTGGGGCTTGCGCTGTCTCCCTCCCTGCCATCCACCTCTCTGAAAGAGCCAGTGCAGCTGGCACCACTTCCCGCATGGAGAAAG GCTAGCAGAAGCAGCGATGGCCTGCGGAGCTGCCCTAAGAAAACCATTCTGCTCtatcctcctcctccatcatcttCCTCTCCATCGCTCTCTTCACATACACAG AATGTTCTCAAACTGGTGATagatgaacatgacagtgatgaCGATGACAACCAGGATCATCTGACATTCTCTTACAGG GAAAGTGAGTTCAGATCTGTGGAGCCCGTCCATGTCGTTAACATTCAGGAGAGAGCTGAAGCGCTAGCCGCTAAGTTTACAGGGCAGTCCAGCAAGCCTGAAAAACCCCAG CCGATGAAAAAGCCATCACGCTTCTTTCTTCAGCAGTGGCTTTTGAGCCATGGGTTACACCCAGGACAGCCGTCCTGCTCCCCTGATCCTCAGCAGGAG GAGACACAGAGTTTGCGATTGCACTCTGATGATCAAGTGCCTATACACATCCCTAGCATCCAGGAGCGAGCCGAGAGGTTAGCCTCTCTGTTCAAAGACAAGCCTGCTAGACCCAAG CCTAAGAAAAAGCCCTCGCGCTTTCTTATCGAGCAGTGGCACAGAAAGCGGGAGATGTCCACTGATCCTCAGCTCACTTCACTCTCCTTGAACCGACAG CATTATGTAAAGATGTATACAGGTGGCGTGAGCTTGTTGGCTGAGCAAATAGCCAATCAGCTTCAGCCTCAGGAGGACTGCCGGAGCCGTCCCGATAAGAGGGAATTG GGTTCCTTGCGGAAGGAGTTTCCACAAAACATTGGAGGCAGCGATGTGTGTTTCTTCTGCCGGAAGCGTGTGTATGTGATGGAGCGACTGAGTGCGGAGGGCAAGTTCTTTCACCGCAGCTGCTTTAAGTGTGACTATTGCGGCACCACGCTGAGACTGTCGTCCTACGCCTTTGACGTGGAGGATG ggaAGTTTTACTGTAAGCCGCATTACTGTTACCGGTTGTCTGGGCAGGCTCAGAGGAAAAGGcctgctcctcctgctgctcctctCCAGCCGAAG GAATCCCAGGCACCAGTGATACCTGCAGCCAGCTTGGATGCCCCTGGGGCTCCATGTCCGGTGGAGCGTGGGCCCTCAG CTCCCGAGGTGAATGGTCTGGCTGAGCCCAGTGTGGCAAAACGTCTGAAAGGAACTCCTGAGCGCATTGAGCTGGAGAACTACCGGCTGTCCATGCAGAGAGAGGAGGAGCTAGAGGAGGTGCCAGAGGAGACGCTGGCCGAGCACAACCTCAGCAGCGTGCTGGATAAAGGCACGGACGTGGACGAGGGCTCCAG TAGCTCGGAGTCTGACATGGAGGAAGAGGGTGAGGAGCTGGAGCCACCAGCCAACTCTGACCTGGGTGGAGTGCCATGGAAGGAGGCCGTGGAGCTCCACGCCAAACTGAAGGCTGGCAGCGAAGCTGGGGCAAGCAGGAAGGAGGGAGActtggaggaagaggaggaagaagaggagggagatgaggaagaggatgaggaggaggaggaggatgaggaagaagaagaggaggatgaagaagaagaagaatcaagTGATG AGGGGGAGTATTACCCTTGGGAAAGGGAGCTCCAGTCAGGTCTATGGCTGGAGAACCTGAAAGATGAAGAGGATACAGGTACCTTTAAAG CCAGGAACCTGCGAATTCAACAAACCTTGGAGCCAGTGGACCCTGTGCTCCCCCAGACGGAGGGGGAAAAGGAGGAGTGCTCAGATTCGGGCTCTCTTCCTTCACTCCTCACGCAGAACACCCAGCCTGTCTCCTGCACAG TCCCCTCCCACAAATCATTGCGGCACGAGGCTGTCAGGGCCTGGCTGGACTCCATGTCTGGAG AGCCCTGTgtagaagatgaagaagagccTGAGGCTGAAGCAGGAAGCCCAGACATTGAGCCTGGCACTGAGCTGGATGAAG AGGACATCCCTTCAGATGCAGAAGCTGAAGCTCGCTCGCAGCTTGTTGAGGATCCTGAGCCTCTTCCAGTAGACACTGGGAAGCCAGCGAGCCTAGAGCAAGTTTCCAGAATTG AGCATACAGAACGGGTGTCTGTTAGTCCAAAGGAAATCATTGTAGACGTTATTCTCACTCCAATCCCAAAGCCAAGTACACCTACAGAGGAG ATCAAAGAAAAGTTGACTCCAGTGCTGATTAAATCTCCAGGCACACGCTTTTTTCCTGAGCCCTTTTTGCCTGATTATACCAAAACAGAGGTCCCACCATCACCTGAGGTTAAGACACCAAATACTCCTGTCGCGGTGGCATCTCCTATCCGCTTCCAGCCAGCGCCCCTACCAGATACGGTCACCCCCAAATCTCCTGTCCAGGTTGAGTCTTGTGCCTGCTCACCTTCAGCCAACCCCTTATCCCCAATTTGTGCTCAGCCCCTACCATGCCAGGAGCCCTCCTCACCCCTCTCTTCAGGCTCTCCTGTGAGGACTCAACCAGTTCCTGCTGTAACTTCCACTCCTCTGACAAAACCTGCCTCAGAGAGGACTACCACAGAATCTCTGAATGCAAAGGATTCGACAGTGGAGACGCCAGTCAAGAAGACTGACATCATTGAAGAGTTCTGGCTGAAGAGTGCTGAGATTAGGAGGAGCTTAGGGCTCATCCCACTGGACAGGAGCAAAGCTGTAGAGAAGAGCATTATTAAAACCCCTACCGCAGATCCTGTATTGTCTAAACCCCCGATCTCAGAGGACATATCGGAGAAGCCAGCATTCACAGGCCGCACAGTCATCCACAGACTCAATATTACTGTTGAGGGTCAGGTAATCTCTCCTGTAGAACCCAAGAGTAGTAGCTCAGAGAGGAAGGATCTGAGCAGTAGCTCTGGTCTGGGCTTGAACGATAGCAACACAACTAGTCAGACGCCTACCTGTGATAGCATTAACAACTCTGACTCAACCATGCTTACACCTCCTTCCAgtcctccaccacctccaccaaaTGAGGAGCCAGCAACTCTCACAAAGAAGAAGCCTCAAGTGTCTTGGGAGAAGCTATCTACTCCCAGTAAGGAACCTGAAGTGGAGAAAGCACCCACTAAAGTGAAAACTCCTACCAGTCCAAATCAGGACACATTTGTGACTGTTCCAGTAGCTGCTCCCAGAACTAACCCCCCAGTGGTGATGAGGATAAAGGAGCCCAATAAACCACGCCGAGAAGAAGTGAGGAAGTCCTTTGCAGAGTGCGTAGACGAGATTCCATTTGCTGATGATGTGGAGGACACGTATGATGATCGTACCCCTGACACAAGCATGCAGGATAGGTTTTACACCCCACCCACCAGCAGAGTGAACAGGGACAAGCCTTCCCTCCACCTCGCTTTGGCTATGGAGAATGGAAAACCCAACATCCATGGAGGTCTCGTGTCCAGATCAGTGAAGGGTCCCCAGCACTTTTCTCCTGAAGCCAAGGAGATTGCTGAAGAGCGgatgagggagagggagaaatcTGTGAAAAGTCAAGCTCTTAAGGATGCCATGGCCAAgcagattaataaaatgaaagaggCTGAGTCAAATAAGGGCGCTGTGGCCAAAGTGGCTTGGAACGTTTCGGACGTAGCTGTTAAACACAAGCAGCGCTCAAGTTCTCCAAAGTCTTCAGCTGTGAAAGCCTTGGAGAGCAAAAAACAAGCAGAGGGGCTTCCTGACCGTTTCTTTACCTCACCTTTAAATAAGAGTGTGGACAGTTCTGTCACCTCATCTGAGAGTTCCACAGGAGGCAAGAGTAAAAAACGTAGCTCCCTTTTCTCTCCGCGTAAGaacaagaaagagaagaaggcaAAAAATGAAAGCAGACACTCTGGTACAGAAGAGACCCCACCCAAACACAAGTCCTTGTGGAAAGCTGTATTTTCCGGCTACAAgaaagacaagaagaagaaagatgaCAAGTCTTCTCCGAGCACACCCTCTAGCTCCACAACAGTGGACtcaggaaagaagaaaggatCGCCTGTGGCAAGGTCCTCAG ATTTGCATTTGAGAAGAAACCTCAGCTTTTCCGAGGACTCAGATCTGTCCTGTGATGATGTTCTGGAAAGATCCTCTCAGAAGTCGAAGGCGGAT TCTGTTTATGTTCCTCATGCATTGGCGTTCAAGAGATCATATGCCACGAAG AAGACATACACTGAGGAAGAGCTAAATGCCAAGCTCACACGTAAGGTCCAGAAGGCAGCTCGGCGTCAGGCCAAGCAGGAGGAGCTGAAGAGGCTCCACAGGGCTCAG ATCATTCAGAGACAGCTAGAGCAGGTGGAGGAGAAACAGAGGCAGCTGGAGGAGAGGGGTGTAGCAGTGGAGAAGGCTCTGCGAGGGGAAGCAG